A stretch of Cheilinus undulatus linkage group 20, ASM1832078v1, whole genome shotgun sequence DNA encodes these proteins:
- the LOC121528686 gene encoding integrin beta-3-like produces the protein MGALPAIRIIWIFIFNGITLIYGSNVCTSRGASTCKQCLAVHPSCAWCFQEDFGQGVAGASRCDLKSNLVAAGCAPSGLESPNSKLQVLEDRPLSNKAAGATQDVTQIKPQKLSITLRPDDAKRFTVKVRQVEDYPVDLYYLMDLSYSMNDDLFRLRTLGRALAEAMNRTTSNLRMGFGAFVDKPLSPYMYISPKEAVENPCYSINTTCLPQFGYKHVLSLTEEVGRFTEEVKKQMVSRNRDAPEGGFDAIIQAAVCKEQIGWRPGASHLLIFTSDAKTHQALDGRLSGIVQPHDGKCHLNADNMYNMSTTMDYPSLALITEKMSENNINLIFAVTNPVVPLYQNYSELIPGTTVGILSNDSGNVVQLILKAYTKIRSKVELELQGVPEELSLSFNATCLNGELIPGLKSCSGLKIGDTVSFSVEARARGCPKQKKKTFIIKPVGFKDSLSVTVTFECDCKCQNKAQPDSPKCYHGNGTYECGICLCHPGRLGPHCECAEGDYNPTEQDRCSGPAGSGGTQSAICSGRGDCVCGQCVCHSSDFGKVWGKLCECDDFNCLRYKGELCSGHGVCNCGFCQCAPDWQGENCNCSRRTDTCMSNLGLLCSGRGQCVCGACECTQPGAYGATCDKCPTCPDACTMKKECVECKHFKRGRLFEDNTCSRICKDEIVLVSELVLHDTNAVNCTYKDEDDCLERFQYYEDTNGKSILYVIEEPDCPKGPDILVVLLSVAGAILFLGLAALLIWKLLVTIHDRREFAKFEEERARAKWDTGHNPLYKGATSTFTNITYRGKD, from the exons GAAGAGTAAcctggtggcagcaggctgtgCTCCGTCTGGTCTGGAGTCTCCGAACAGTAAACTTCAAGTGTTAGAGGACCGGCCCCTCAGTAACAAGGCAGCAGGAGCTACGCAGGATGTCACCCAGATCAAACCCCAGAAACTGAGCATCACACTAAGGCCAG ATGATGCAAAGCGCTTCACAGTGAAGGTGCGACAGGTAGAGGACTACCCTGTGGATCTTTACTACCTCATGGATCTCTCCTACTCTATGAACGATGACCTCTTCCGCCTGAGGACTTTGGGTAGAGCTCTGGCCGAGGCCATGAACCGCACCACCAGCAACCTCCGCATGGGCTTTGGGGCCTTTGTGGACAAGCCACTCTCACCTTACATGTACATCTCCCCCAAGGAGGCTGTGGAGAACCCTTGCTACAG CATCAACACCACCTGCTTGCCCCAGTTTGGCTATAAACATGTCCTGTCCCTGACGGAGGAGGTGGGGCGCTTCACAGAGGAGGTGAAGAAGCAGATGGTCTCCAGGAACCGAGATGCCCCAGAGGGAGGCTTTGATGCTATCATCCAGGCCGCTGTGTGCAAG GAGCAGATTGGTTGGCGTCCAGGTGCGTCCCACCTTCTGATCTTCACCTCTGATGCAAAGACTCACCAGGCTCTGGACGGTCGTCTGTCTGGTATCGTGCAGCCTCACGATGGGAAGTGCCACCTCAATGCTGACAATATGTACAACATGTCTACCACCATG GATTACCCATCACTTGCTCTGATCACAGAGAAGATGTCAGAGAACAACATCAACCTCATCTTTGCTGTCACCAACCCCGTGGTTCCTCTCTACCAG AACTACAGTGAGCTGATTCCTGGCACAACAGTAGGAATACTGTCAAACGACTCGGGCAATGTTGTTCAGCTCATACTGAAGGCCTACACT AAAATCCGTTCCAAGGTGGAGCTGGAGCTTCAAGGTGTCCCTGAGGAGCTTTCCTTGTCCTTCAATGCCACCTGTCTGAATGGAGAGCTCATCCCTGGTCTCAAATCCTGCTCTGGCCTCAAGATAGGAGACACA GTCTCCTTCAGCGTTGAAGCCAGAGCTCGTGGATGCcctaaacaaaagaaaaaaaccttcatCATAAAACCTGTGGGCTTTAAGGACTCCCTCTCTGTGACCGTCACCTTTGAGTGTGATTGCAAATGCCAAAACAAAGCCCAGCCTGATAGCCCTAAGTGTTACCACGGAAACGGCACCTACGAGTGTGGCATCTGCCTGTGCCACCCAGGTCGCTTGGGGCCACACTGTGAGTGTGCAGAGGGTGATTACAATCCCACAGAACAGGACCGCTGCAGTGGACCAGCAGGCTCTGGAGGAACTCAGTCTGCCATCTGCAGCGGCCGAGGAGACTGCGTGTGCGGCCAGTGTGTGTGCCACAGCAGTGACTTTGGGAAAGTGTGGGGAAAACTGTGCGAGTGTGACGACTTCAATTGCCTGCGCTACAAGGGGGAACTATGCTCAG GCCACGGCGTTTGTAACTGCGGCTTCTGCCAGTGTGCACCAGACTGGCAAGGGGAGAACTGTAACTGCTCCAGACGTACTGACACCTGCATGTCTAACCTGGGTCTGCTGTGCAGTGGGAGGGGCCAATGTGTTTGTGGGGCCTGTGAGTGCACACAGCCTGGTGCCTATGGGGCCACATGTGACAAATGCCCAACCTGTCCTGATGCCTGCACAATGAAGAA GGAGTGTGTGGAGTGTAAGCACTTCAAGAGAGGAAGGCTGTTTGAAGACAACACCTGCTCTCGGATCTGCAAGGATGAAATTGTGCTCGTGTCTGAACTAG TGCTCCATGATACAAATGCTGTGAACTGTACTTACAAGGATGAGGACGACTGTCTAGAACGCTTCCAGTACTACGAGGACACCAATGGAAAGTCAATACTGTATGTCATTGAAGAGCCAG ACTGCCCCAAGGGCCCAGACATTTTGGTGGTGCTTCTATCTGTGGCTGGAGCCATCCTCTTCCTTGGCTTGGCAGCTCTGCTTATCTGGAAACTGCTGGTCACGATTCACGACAGACGAGAGTTTGCCAAATTTGAGGAAGAACGTGCCCGTGCTAAGTGGGACACG GGACACAATCCTCTCTACAAAGGAGCCACATCGACCTTCACAAATATCACATACAGAGGGAAAGACTGA